A genomic region of Rhizobium sp. NXC24 contains the following coding sequences:
- the bla gene encoding class A beta-lactamase, with amino-acid sequence MSTSLTRRRLLAGSALLFPALTFGPETLFAQNTSANKSPDATAPAPDASDTQENSAAPDSGQDMEDDQGPDNSQFTDDADKQLADLEKKTGGRLGVSVLDTETNISLGYREAERFALCSTYKALAVGFVLARVDQGVEKLDRRVTYGKDVVVTYSPETEKHAGTDGMTIAELCGAAITLSDNTAGNLLLDSFGGPAALTAWLRTTGDTETRLDRKEPDVNQAIKDDPRDTTTPDSMLDTIGLLTLGNTLSETSRDQLTNWLANNTTGNARLRAGLPKEWKVGDKTGTGQNGSYADVAVIWPTDRGPILVTTYVGEATAPAKDIEAVFAEVGKIIAGMVGLK; translated from the coding sequence ATGTCCACATCGCTTACCCGCCGCCGCCTTTTGGCAGGCTCGGCGCTGCTTTTCCCCGCCCTGACATTTGGCCCCGAAACCCTCTTTGCGCAGAATACCAGCGCCAACAAGAGCCCCGACGCGACAGCTCCCGCGCCCGATGCATCCGATACTCAGGAGAATTCCGCGGCACCCGACAGCGGTCAGGACATGGAAGACGACCAGGGTCCCGATAATTCTCAGTTCACGGATGATGCCGACAAGCAGTTGGCGGATCTGGAAAAGAAGACGGGCGGTCGTCTTGGTGTTTCCGTGCTGGATACGGAAACCAATATTTCGCTCGGCTATCGCGAAGCCGAGCGGTTTGCATTGTGCAGCACCTATAAGGCGCTTGCGGTCGGTTTCGTGCTCGCGCGCGTCGATCAGGGCGTAGAGAAGCTCGATCGTCGTGTCACTTATGGCAAGGATGTTGTCGTTACCTATTCGCCGGAGACAGAAAAGCACGCCGGCACCGATGGCATGACGATCGCCGAACTCTGCGGCGCGGCGATCACGCTGAGCGACAACACCGCCGGCAATCTGCTGCTGGACAGCTTCGGTGGTCCGGCGGCGCTGACCGCATGGCTGCGCACGACCGGCGACACCGAAACCCGCCTCGACCGCAAGGAGCCCGACGTCAACCAGGCGATCAAGGACGATCCGCGCGACACAACGACGCCAGATTCCATGCTGGATACGATCGGCCTCCTGACGCTCGGCAATACGCTGTCCGAAACTTCGCGCGACCAGTTGACAAACTGGCTGGCCAACAACACCACCGGCAATGCCCGCCTGCGTGCCGGCTTGCCGAAGGAATGGAAGGTGGGCGACAAGACCGGCACGGGTCAGAACGGCTCCTACGCCGACGTCGCCGTGATCTGGCCTACCGACCGCGGCCCCATCCTCGTCACCACCTATGTCGGCGAGGCAACCGCCCCCGCAAAGGACATCGAGGCCGTCTTCGCCGAAGTCGGAAAGATCATCGCGGGCATGGTAGGGCTAAAATAG
- a CDS encoding protein adenylyltransferase SelO: MSSSLHDNAVLEARPIPFDNSYARLPPQFFANQAPTPVAAPRLVKFNRALAGDLGLDADVLERDGAAIFSGNKLLPGSEPIAMAYAGHQFGGFVPQLGDGRAILLGEVINRSGRRRDIQLKGAGPTLFSRRGDGRAAVGPVLREYIVSEAMHALGIPTTRALAAVTTGERVYREKVLPGAIFTRVAASHIRVGTFQFFAARGDTDSLRILADYVIDRHYPEIKDRENRYLALLEAVSERQAALIARWLHVGFIHGVMNTDNMTISGETIDYGPCAFMDSYNSAMVFSSIDHQGRYAYANQPAIGQWNIARLGETLLSLIDPSLDAAVDLANAVLKAYGERFQAPWLAGMRAKIGLAAEEDDDLDLIQALLTLMQQQEADFTLTFRRLGALADSADNETAFAAGFKDPEATKPWLTLWRERLSRDPQAPAERARAMRSVNPAFIPRNHRIEQAIEAAVEDEDFSLFEALLTVLAKPYEDQPAFAPYAEPPQPAERVLQTFCGT, translated from the coding sequence CCGCCGCAGTTTTTTGCGAACCAGGCGCCGACGCCGGTGGCGGCGCCGCGGCTGGTCAAGTTCAATAGGGCATTGGCCGGCGATCTCGGGTTGGACGCCGATGTACTGGAACGGGATGGGGCGGCGATCTTTTCCGGGAATAAGCTCCTGCCGGGTTCCGAGCCGATTGCGATGGCCTATGCCGGCCACCAGTTCGGCGGCTTCGTGCCGCAGCTCGGGGATGGCCGGGCAATCCTGCTTGGCGAAGTCATCAATCGTAGCGGCAGACGCCGCGATATCCAGCTCAAGGGCGCCGGACCGACGCTCTTTTCGCGGCGTGGTGACGGCCGGGCAGCGGTCGGGCCGGTCTTGCGCGAATATATCGTCAGCGAAGCCATGCATGCCCTTGGCATTCCGACGACACGGGCGCTGGCGGCGGTTACCACCGGCGAGCGCGTCTATCGTGAGAAAGTACTGCCCGGTGCGATTTTCACCCGGGTTGCGGCAAGCCATATCCGTGTCGGCACATTCCAGTTTTTCGCCGCCCGCGGCGATACGGACAGCCTGCGTATCCTCGCCGATTATGTCATCGACCGACATTATCCGGAGATCAAGGACAGAGAAAATCGCTATCTGGCGCTATTGGAGGCCGTTTCCGAACGACAGGCGGCCTTGATCGCGCGCTGGCTGCATGTCGGCTTCATCCATGGCGTGATGAATACCGACAATATGACCATCTCCGGCGAGACGATCGACTATGGTCCCTGCGCCTTCATGGACAGTTATAATTCGGCAATGGTCTTTTCTTCGATCGATCACCAGGGCCGTTATGCCTATGCCAACCAGCCCGCGATCGGCCAATGGAATATCGCTCGGCTCGGTGAAACCCTACTGTCGTTGATCGATCCGTCGCTGGACGCAGCGGTCGACCTGGCAAATGCAGTGCTCAAAGCCTACGGCGAACGCTTCCAGGCCCCTTGGCTTGCCGGCATGCGCGCCAAGATCGGCCTTGCAGCCGAGGAAGACGACGATCTCGATCTGATCCAGGCGCTGCTAACGCTGATGCAACAGCAGGAAGCGGATTTCACGTTGACGTTCCGCCGACTTGGCGCGCTGGCCGATAGCGCGGACAACGAAACGGCCTTTGCCGCCGGTTTCAAGGATCCGGAAGCTACCAAGCCGTGGCTGACGCTCTGGCGCGAACGGTTGAGCCGCGATCCGCAAGCACCGGCCGAGCGAGCACGGGCGATGCGGAGCGTGAACCCGGCATTCATTCCACGCAACCATCGAATCGAACAGGCGATCGAAGCCGCGGTCGAGGATGAGGATTTTTCATTGTTCGAAGCGCTGCTGACGGTGCTTGCAAAGCCCTATGAGGACCAGCCGGCCTTCGCGCCCTATGCCGAACCGCCGCAGCCGGCGGAGCGGGTGCTGCAGACTTTCTGCGGAACGTAA